Below is a genomic region from Streptomyces sp. RPA4-2.
GTTGCCCCGGACGTGGATGTCGGCCGCCGGGAAGGCCTTCTCGATCACGCGCAGCAATGCGTCTCCGGAACCCAGAACAGTCACCATGGGGTGCTTGGCCGGGACGGTGAAGTGCGCGCGTGCCTGCCCCTGGGCGGGGCCGTGAGCTGTGGGTGTCTGAGTCATGGGCCGGCTCTGTAGGCCTGCTTTTCCTCCTTGATCGGCACGCTTGCCACGGGGGCAGCCTTGCGGTTCCAAGCGTACGTCTCCGCACCGACAGAGCCGTAGGGCTTTTCGTCACCTCTCCCTGCGGTCTCGCCCTTTCCCCCGGGCCCGGTTCACACCGACCGCCCGAACCCGATCGTCGGCACCGCCCGCCGCAGCGGCCACGGCCGTGTCACCTCCGGCAGCAGGCCCTCCAGGAAGGCGTACCGGCGCAGTGCCGCCGGATCCTGGTCGTCGACGGACTGGACGCGGCGCCACCAGGCCGCGATCTCGGACCAGCCGGGGGCCGAGAGGGAGCCGCCGAACTCCTGGACGGACAGGGCGGCGGTGAGGCCGGCGAAGGCGAGGCGGTCGGCGAGCGGCCAGTCCGCGAGGGTGCCCATCACGAAACCGGCGACGAAGACGTCCCCGGCACCGGTGGGGTCGAGGGCCTCGACGTCGATGGCCGGGACCGCGGCGGTCTCGCCGGTGCGGCCGTCCACGGCGTAGGCGCCCTCGGAACCGAGGGTGACGACGGCCAGCGGTACGTGCTCGGCCAGCGCGTGCGCCGCGGCCCGCGGGCAGCGCGCGCCGGTGTAGCGCATCGCCTCCTCGGCGTTCGGCAGGAACGCCTCGCAGTGTTCGAGGTCCGCGAGGCCCGCGAGGTCCCAGCGGCCGGTGTCGTCCCAGCCGACGTCCGCGAAGATCCGGGTGCCCGCGCGCGCGGACTCGGCGATCCACTGGGCGCGCGTGCCGGGGGCCAGGGAGGCGACGGCGGCCCGCGCGCGGGGGGCGTGTTCCGGGGCGGTCTCCACCGGCGGCGGCTCGTGCCCGTGGCTGACCATCGTCCGCTCGCCCTCGTAGGCCATGGACACGGTGACCGGCGAGTGCCAGCCGGAGACGGTGCGCGACGGGGAGAGGTCGATGCCCTCGCCCTGCTCCAGGGCGTCCCAGCAGTACTCGCCGTAGTGGTCGTCCCCGAAGGCCGCGGCGAGGGAGGTCTTCAGGCCGAGCCGGGCCAGCGCCGTCGCCATGTTCGCCACCCCGCCGGGGCTCGACCCCATGCCGCGCGCCCAGGACTCCGTCCCGCGCACCGGGGCCGAGTCGAGCCCCGTGAACACGATGTCGAGGAAGACGGTGCCGGTGAGGTAGACGTCCCAGGGCGGGTCCTGGGAGGTGCGCAGACCGGCGAGCGGGTCGACGTGGGCCTGGCAGTACGGTCGCTCTCCGTCGGACGCGATCACGGTGCGCTCCCTGAGGTGGTGCGGATTCAGGCCAGTGTGCACCAATTGGCTCGCGGGACGGAGCGG
It encodes:
- a CDS encoding PfkB family carbohydrate kinase, with the translated sequence MIASDGERPYCQAHVDPLAGLRTSQDPPWDVYLTGTVFLDIVFTGLDSAPVRGTESWARGMGSSPGGVANMATALARLGLKTSLAAAFGDDHYGEYCWDALEQGEGIDLSPSRTVSGWHSPVTVSMAYEGERTMVSHGHEPPPVETAPEHAPRARAAVASLAPGTRAQWIAESARAGTRIFADVGWDDTGRWDLAGLADLEHCEAFLPNAEEAMRYTGARCPRAAAHALAEHVPLAVVTLGSEGAYAVDGRTGETAAVPAIDVEALDPTGAGDVFVAGFVMGTLADWPLADRLAFAGLTAALSVQEFGGSLSAPGWSEIAAWWRRVQSVDDQDPAALRRYAFLEGLLPEVTRPWPLRRAVPTIGFGRSV